A genomic segment from Klebsiella africana encodes:
- a CDS encoding SDR family oxidoreductase has product MSKKLADKVALVTGGSTGIGLASAKALAEQGAKVYITGRRQDALDAAVSFIGPAARGIRADAGVLSDLDAVFATIAEESGRLDVLFANAGGGDMLPLSAVTEAHIDRIFATNVRGVVFTVQKALPLLTDGASVILTGSTAAVKGTANFSIYSASKAAVRSLARSWALEVNDRGIRINVVSPGPVRTPGLGGLVAEADRQGLFDALAADVPLGRLGEPEEIGRTVVFLASDESSFINAAEIYVDGGLAQI; this is encoded by the coding sequence ATGAGCAAAAAACTTGCGGATAAAGTGGCGTTAGTGACCGGCGGCAGCACCGGTATTGGCCTGGCGTCGGCGAAAGCGCTGGCGGAGCAGGGCGCGAAGGTGTATATCACCGGCCGCCGTCAGGATGCACTGGATGCGGCGGTCAGTTTTATCGGGCCTGCCGCCCGGGGGATCCGCGCCGATGCCGGCGTGTTAAGCGACCTTGACGCGGTATTTGCGACCATTGCCGAAGAGTCCGGCCGGCTGGATGTGTTGTTTGCCAATGCCGGCGGCGGGGATATGCTGCCGCTCAGCGCCGTTACCGAAGCGCACATTGACCGGATTTTTGCCACTAACGTGCGTGGGGTGGTGTTCACCGTCCAGAAAGCGCTGCCGCTGCTCACCGATGGCGCCTCGGTGATTTTGACCGGCTCTACGGCGGCGGTTAAAGGGACGGCTAACTTCAGCATCTATAGCGCCAGTAAAGCCGCGGTACGCAGCCTGGCACGCTCCTGGGCGCTGGAGGTTAACGATCGTGGGATCCGCATCAATGTGGTCAGCCCTGGGCCGGTGCGTACTCCGGGTCTGGGAGGACTGGTGGCGGAGGCTGATCGTCAGGGCTTGTTCGACGCCCTGGCCGCGGACGTACCGCTCGGACGGCTGGGCGAGCCGGAGGAGATTGGCCGGACGGTGGTATTTTTAGCGTCTGACGAGTCGAGCTTTATTAACGCCGCAGAGATCTATGTCGATGGCGGACTGGCGCAAATCTAA
- a CDS encoding MFS transporter encodes MKEIALPLNPTPARVWIAVIALGICAFSIVTSELAPVGMLSALAADFHQTESGMGLAVTAYGWVGALAALLSGAMPARISRKALLVGLMLTLALSCLAATRSYSMFALMSARMIGALAHGAFWALIGIVAAQLVPPHRLGLATAIIFGGVSAASVVGVPLASFIATLAGWRHAFLAVALLSLAAAAALCSTLPALAAPPPVRLRVYREIFRNPLLCGLYGATACIITAHFADFTYVEPLLITLQGVPATALSGLLLLSGISGLVGNVIAGKLIDRHLKGLIFASLLLSGGALALLGTGRLAPLPFCFSGLLLALWGAGIAIVFVGLQTWLLRSAGPVAQPASAIYVAIFNAAIGTGALAGGQLIASAGLSGMVWLAAGIMVGSTLLIALLKAPLPGQVSAATAGA; translated from the coding sequence ATGAAAGAGATTGCTTTACCCCTTAACCCAACCCCGGCGCGCGTCTGGATAGCCGTCATTGCGCTCGGGATCTGCGCCTTTTCGATCGTCACCAGCGAACTGGCGCCTGTGGGCATGCTCAGCGCCCTGGCGGCGGATTTTCACCAGACGGAATCCGGTATGGGGCTTGCCGTCACCGCCTACGGCTGGGTGGGCGCCCTGGCGGCCCTGCTTTCCGGCGCGATGCCGGCGCGTATTTCACGCAAGGCGCTGCTGGTCGGGCTGATGCTAACCCTGGCGCTTTCCTGCCTCGCCGCGACCCGGTCTTATTCCATGTTCGCCCTGATGAGCGCCCGCATGATTGGCGCCCTGGCGCATGGCGCCTTCTGGGCCTTAATTGGCATCGTCGCCGCGCAGCTGGTGCCACCGCACCGGCTGGGGCTGGCGACGGCAATTATTTTTGGCGGCGTGTCGGCGGCCAGCGTGGTGGGGGTACCGCTGGCGAGCTTTATCGCCACCCTGGCGGGCTGGCGACACGCGTTTTTGGCGGTGGCCCTGTTGTCACTGGCCGCAGCGGCAGCGCTATGCTCGACGCTGCCCGCTCTGGCCGCGCCCCCCCCCGTCAGGCTGCGTGTTTATCGCGAGATCTTCCGTAATCCGCTGCTCTGCGGCCTGTATGGCGCCACGGCCTGCATCATTACCGCTCACTTTGCCGACTTCACCTATGTTGAACCGCTGCTGATAACACTTCAGGGAGTACCGGCGACCGCCCTCTCTGGTCTGTTGCTGTTGTCAGGGATCTCCGGGCTGGTGGGTAACGTTATCGCGGGTAAGCTTATCGATCGTCATCTGAAGGGGCTGATTTTTGCTTCACTGCTGCTGAGCGGGGGCGCGCTGGCGCTCCTCGGCACCGGACGACTTGCTCCCCTGCCTTTCTGTTTTAGCGGGCTGCTGTTAGCCCTGTGGGGCGCCGGTATCGCGATTGTGTTCGTCGGCTTACAGACCTGGCTGCTGCGCAGCGCAGGCCCGGTCGCCCAACCGGCGTCCGCCATTTACGTGGCTATTTTTAATGCCGCGATCGGCACCGGGGCGCTTGCTGGCGGCCAGCTGATCGCCTCAGCTGGCCTGTCGGGAATGGTATGGCTGGCGGCGGGGATCATGGTGGGCAGTACGCTGCTGATCGCCCTGCTGAAAGCGCCTCTGCCCGGTCAGGTCAGTGCGGCGACGGCTGGCGCTTAG
- a CDS encoding DUF441 domain-containing protein: MFDTTLLILLGLAALGFISHNTTVAISILVLIIVRVTPLNTFFPWIEKQGLTVGIIILTIGVMAPIASGTLPPSTLIHSFMNWKSLLAIAVGVFVSWLGGRGVSLMGSQPHLVAGLLVGTVLGVALFRGVPVGPLIAAGIISLFIGKS; encoded by the coding sequence ATGTTTGATACCACCCTGTTGATCCTGCTGGGCCTGGCGGCGCTCGGCTTTATCAGCCATAACACCACCGTAGCGATCTCCATCCTCGTGTTGATTATCGTGCGCGTCACGCCGCTGAATACCTTCTTTCCCTGGATTGAGAAACAGGGGCTGACCGTTGGGATCATCATTCTGACCATCGGCGTGATGGCGCCTATCGCCAGCGGCACACTGCCGCCGTCAACCCTGATCCACTCCTTTATGAACTGGAAATCACTGCTGGCGATTGCGGTCGGGGTGTTTGTCTCGTGGCTCGGCGGGCGCGGTGTCTCCCTGATGGGCTCCCAGCCGCATCTGGTGGCCGGGCTGCTGGTCGGTACGGTACTCGGCGTTGCCCTGTTTCGCGGCGTCCCTGTCGGGCCGCTGATTGCCGCCGGGATCATCTCGCTGTTTATTGGGAAGTCGTAG
- a CDS encoding LysR family transcriptional regulator: MTAEFNWDDARIFLAIVRAGTLSGAADNMNMGIATVSRRLDRLEQALKVPLFSRHQNGYRLTDDGEALLARAEALEYAGLAFGEAAQLQGHVAGVVRLATSDNLATHFILPSLKGLLDHYPDLRVEVLSGVRSVNLHRREADLAIRMVKPDVGHLTLKRLGTVGFGVYGAAGYLAGADGLSLSEADFVGWPETHQHLPAAQWITRILRGRPCKVEANTLVAQVAAVSAGLGLGVLPHFMARASGLHCLQPEIGADQTLWLVMHSDLAGSRRVRVIADHLITLFADHKDRLALP; the protein is encoded by the coding sequence ATGACAGCAGAGTTTAACTGGGATGATGCGCGCATTTTCCTCGCCATCGTCCGGGCGGGAACGCTGAGCGGCGCCGCCGACAACATGAACATGGGGATTGCCACGGTGTCCCGCAGGCTGGATCGTCTGGAACAGGCGCTGAAGGTCCCGCTTTTTAGCCGCCATCAGAACGGCTATCGCCTGACCGACGATGGCGAAGCCCTGCTCGCGCGGGCGGAGGCGCTGGAATACGCAGGCCTGGCGTTCGGCGAAGCGGCGCAACTGCAGGGGCATGTCGCCGGGGTTGTCCGCCTGGCCACCTCGGATAACCTGGCCACGCATTTTATTCTGCCCTCCCTGAAAGGGCTCCTGGACCACTATCCCGACCTGCGGGTGGAGGTGCTGAGCGGTGTGCGGTCGGTGAACCTGCACCGTCGGGAGGCCGATCTGGCGATCCGTATGGTCAAGCCTGACGTCGGGCATTTAACATTAAAGCGGCTGGGGACGGTGGGGTTTGGCGTCTATGGCGCCGCCGGCTATCTGGCTGGTGCGGACGGCCTGTCGCTGAGCGAGGCGGACTTTGTAGGGTGGCCGGAAACTCACCAGCACCTGCCGGCCGCACAATGGATCACGCGCATCCTGCGCGGGCGACCGTGTAAAGTCGAAGCCAATACGCTTGTGGCCCAGGTTGCTGCGGTATCCGCGGGCCTCGGACTGGGCGTCCTGCCGCACTTTATGGCGCGGGCCAGCGGCCTGCACTGCCTGCAGCCGGAGATCGGCGCGGATCAGACACTTTGGCTGGTGATGCATTCTGACCTGGCCGGGTCCAGACGCGTACGGGTTATCGCCGACCATCTCATCACCCTTTTTGCGGACCATAAAGATCGTCTGGCGTTGCCCTGA
- a CDS encoding LysR family transcriptional regulator, translating into MDRFSALKAFTRVVEAGSFTRAADSLDMPNATLSKTIQQLEAHLGVSLLQRTTRRITVTPEGREYYEKARCLLEDLEEIDASFNTAHNKPKGHLRIAIGGSTACDVLIPLLADFMTSWPDIRIDLQVADKPADLISGNIDCAIRGGPMEDSTLIARKIGEATLVTCATPGYLQRYGTPASPDELHHGHRLISYLSPASGRAFPFRFTRHGVSTELKTEPHLGINESNAHIAAGEAGLGIVQTFTYSLKPALASGELVEILSAWRPAPYPFHVIYARHRHVPPRLRVFIDWLAAVFPAAVRG; encoded by the coding sequence ATGGACCGGTTTTCAGCCCTCAAAGCCTTTACCCGCGTTGTCGAAGCCGGCAGCTTTACCCGCGCCGCGGACTCGCTTGATATGCCCAACGCCACGCTCAGCAAAACCATCCAGCAACTGGAAGCGCACCTTGGGGTTTCCCTCCTGCAGCGCACCACCCGGCGTATTACCGTGACGCCGGAAGGACGGGAGTACTATGAAAAAGCCCGCTGTCTGCTGGAAGACCTGGAAGAGATCGACGCGTCTTTCAATACCGCCCACAATAAGCCGAAGGGCCATCTACGGATCGCCATCGGCGGGTCGACCGCGTGCGATGTGCTGATCCCGCTGCTGGCGGACTTTATGACCTCCTGGCCGGATATCCGTATCGATTTGCAGGTGGCCGATAAACCCGCGGACCTCATCAGCGGCAATATTGACTGCGCCATCCGCGGCGGTCCGATGGAAGACTCGACGCTGATCGCCCGTAAAATCGGCGAGGCGACGCTGGTCACCTGCGCCACCCCAGGCTATCTTCAGCGCTACGGCACCCCCGCCTCGCCGGATGAACTCCATCATGGCCACCGGCTCATCAGCTATCTGTCGCCGGCCAGCGGCAGAGCGTTCCCGTTTCGCTTTACGCGTCACGGCGTCAGCACCGAGCTGAAGACAGAGCCCCATCTCGGCATCAATGAGAGCAACGCGCATATTGCCGCTGGCGAGGCGGGCTTAGGCATTGTGCAGACGTTTACCTATTCGCTGAAACCGGCGCTGGCGAGTGGTGAACTGGTGGAGATCCTCAGCGCCTGGCGCCCGGCCCCCTATCCCTTTCACGTCATCTATGCCCGGCACCGGCACGTGCCGCCCCGGCTCCGCGTCTTTATTGACTGGCTGGCGGCGGTGTTTCCGGCCGCGGTACGGGGATAG
- a CDS encoding glycosyltransferase family 9 protein produces the protein MHDATMQGSPRKKFNKIRELNRRRNYFTKKVRNALRVGVAKALWDRRRRQPVDLSSAKTVLLMRNEGAVGDVVVDSALVKCLHESGYIVDFLLTTSNSQVMRYNPRIRHIYEAEPVNSADFLRKFNHNVPRDVINELANNKYDIIIDPSLFDIPVHRLRLFRQIKAKSVLGFNKWPSIKHYSHSFDFDCQRWHVTKTFALIADYLKLDTRGLDGYDLAVPGQIMQEVAQYLASLSGKAVVINIFAGHADRSLSQTQLAELLDKLRARHPELAVILLDHRREIRLPLPPEVVINPFNTLHHAMALIAQAELIISPDTSVVHMAAAWNKPLIAVYKDVLLNNRLWAPGYDNARQIIVKCGKVHEHHELVDKIIAALPETL, from the coding sequence ATGCACGATGCAACCATGCAGGGTTCCCCACGCAAGAAGTTTAATAAAATAAGGGAGCTCAACAGACGGCGAAATTACTTTACTAAGAAAGTACGTAATGCCCTGCGGGTGGGAGTGGCGAAAGCGCTCTGGGATCGCCGACGCCGTCAGCCGGTGGATTTGTCGTCCGCGAAAACCGTCTTACTGATGCGCAATGAGGGGGCGGTCGGCGATGTGGTGGTAGACTCTGCGCTGGTGAAATGCCTGCATGAGTCAGGCTATATCGTTGATTTTCTGCTAACGACATCCAACAGCCAGGTGATGCGTTATAACCCGCGGATCCGCCATATTTATGAAGCCGAACCGGTCAATTCCGCCGATTTTTTGCGTAAATTTAACCATAACGTTCCTCGTGATGTTATTAATGAACTGGCTAATAATAAGTACGATATTATTATTGACCCTTCGTTATTCGATATTCCCGTGCATCGCCTGCGGCTTTTCCGACAAATAAAAGCCAAATCAGTGCTCGGGTTTAATAAATGGCCATCGATTAAGCACTACTCCCACTCGTTTGATTTTGACTGCCAGCGCTGGCACGTGACGAAGACATTCGCATTGATCGCCGATTATCTCAAACTGGACACTCGCGGGCTGGACGGTTACGACCTGGCGGTTCCCGGGCAAATTATGCAGGAGGTTGCGCAGTATCTGGCGTCGCTAAGCGGAAAAGCAGTGGTGATTAATATTTTTGCCGGCCACGCCGACCGCAGCCTGTCTCAGACGCAGCTGGCCGAACTGCTCGACAAGCTGCGGGCTCGCCATCCGGAGCTGGCGGTTATTCTGCTCGATCACCGGCGCGAGATCCGCCTCCCGCTGCCGCCGGAGGTGGTGATTAACCCGTTTAATACGCTGCACCATGCGATGGCGCTGATTGCCCAGGCGGAGCTGATTATCTCCCCGGACACCTCGGTGGTGCATATGGCGGCGGCGTGGAACAAACCGCTGATCGCGGTCTATAAGGACGTTCTGCTTAATAATCGGCTGTGGGCCCCGGGCTATGACAACGCCAGACAGATTATTGTTAAATGCGGGAAGGTGCATGAGCATCACGAACTGGTGGATAAAATTATAGCGGCGCTACCGGAGACGCTGTGA
- a CDS encoding translesion error-prone DNA polymerase V autoproteolytic subunit, with amino-acid sequence MNFYTPVELRQIISFPFFADLVQCGFPSPAQDYVEKRIDLNELLVQHPSATYFVKAAGDSMIDAGIDEGDLLVVDSARKAEHGDIVIAAVGGEFTVKKLQLLPRVQLNPMNPAYSPIVVGREETLDIFGVVTYIIKAAG; translated from the coding sequence ATGAACTTTTACACGCCGGTTGAGCTACGTCAGATTATCTCCTTTCCCTTTTTTGCCGACCTGGTGCAGTGCGGCTTTCCCAGCCCGGCTCAGGACTATGTCGAGAAGCGAATCGACCTCAACGAGCTACTGGTGCAGCATCCCAGCGCGACCTATTTTGTCAAAGCCGCTGGCGACAGCATGATCGATGCCGGTATTGACGAAGGCGATCTGCTGGTGGTGGACAGCGCGCGTAAAGCGGAGCATGGCGATATCGTGATTGCCGCCGTCGGCGGCGAATTTACGGTAAAAAAGCTGCAACTTCTGCCGCGAGTGCAGCTTAACCCGATGAACCCGGCCTATTCGCCCATCGTGGTCGGCCGCGAGGAGACGCTCGATATTTTCGGCGTCGTGACCTACATCATCAAGGCGGCGGGCTGA
- a CDS encoding CynX/NimT family MFS transporter, whose product MISSTGRRPALLIAGILLIATTLRVVFTGAAPLLDAIRSDYGLTTAQTGLLTTLPLLAFGLVSPLAAGVARRFGMERSLLLAMLLICAGIALRSLPSAALLFIGTAVIGCGIALGNVLLPGLIKRDFSQHVARMTGAYSLTMGGAAALGSALVVPVATAGFGWRGALLLLMVFPLLAILSWLPQSRRRAETPLTGSGAIHNRGIWRSALAWQVTLFLGINSLVYYVIIGWLPSILQSMGYSEAQAGSLHGLLQLATAAPGLAIPLILHRLRDQRGIAVLVALMCAISAAGLWLLPELAIGWTLLFGFGSGATMILGLTFIGLRASSAHQAAALSGMAQSVGYLLAACGPPLMGRIHDASGDWHIPLMAVALISLVMAVCGALAGRDREIHA is encoded by the coding sequence GTGATCTCCTCCACCGGCCGCCGCCCCGCGCTGCTGATTGCCGGTATCCTGCTCATCGCCACCACCCTGCGCGTGGTCTTTACCGGCGCGGCACCGCTGCTGGACGCTATTCGTAGCGACTATGGCCTGACCACTGCCCAGACCGGGCTGCTTACTACCCTGCCGCTGCTGGCCTTTGGCCTTGTCTCACCGCTGGCGGCAGGGGTTGCCCGCCGGTTCGGCATGGAGCGTAGCCTGCTGCTGGCGATGCTGCTGATCTGCGCCGGCATTGCCCTGCGCTCCCTGCCCTCCGCTGCGCTGCTGTTTATCGGCACGGCGGTGATCGGCTGCGGCATTGCGCTGGGTAACGTGCTGCTGCCCGGGCTGATTAAGCGGGATTTCTCCCAGCATGTCGCGCGGATGACCGGCGCCTATTCCCTGACGATGGGCGGCGCGGCGGCGCTTGGCTCGGCGCTGGTGGTCCCCGTGGCGACGGCCGGATTCGGCTGGCGCGGGGCGCTGTTGCTGCTGATGGTCTTTCCGCTGCTGGCGATCCTCAGCTGGCTGCCGCAGTCCCGGCGCCGGGCAGAAACGCCATTGACCGGCTCAGGCGCCATACATAACCGGGGGATCTGGCGGTCGGCGCTGGCCTGGCAGGTGACGCTCTTCCTCGGCATCAACTCGCTGGTCTATTACGTGATTATCGGCTGGCTGCCGTCGATTCTGCAGAGTATGGGCTATAGCGAAGCGCAGGCCGGCTCGCTGCATGGCCTGCTGCAGCTGGCGACCGCCGCGCCCGGTCTGGCGATACCGTTGATCCTGCATCGGCTGCGCGATCAGCGCGGGATCGCCGTGCTGGTCGCCCTGATGTGCGCCATCAGCGCCGCCGGGCTGTGGCTGTTGCCTGAGCTGGCGATCGGCTGGACACTGCTGTTCGGCTTTGGCTCCGGAGCCACCATGATCCTCGGCCTGACGTTTATCGGCCTGCGCGCCAGCTCGGCGCATCAGGCAGCGGCGTTATCGGGAATGGCGCAGAGCGTCGGCTATCTGCTGGCCGCCTGCGGGCCGCCGCTGATGGGCAGGATCCACGATGCCAGTGGCGACTGGCATATCCCGCTGATGGCGGTGGCGCTGATTTCGCTGGTGATGGCGGTTTGCGGCGCCCTGGCCGGGCGCGACCGGGAAATTCACGCCTGA
- a CDS encoding glutathione peroxidase yields the protein MTPFYQLTATRLRGQTFSMADYAGKVVLVVNTASHCGFTPQYAGLEALYQKYAAQGLVVLGFPCNQFGKQEPGGADEIEQTCHVNYGVSFPMFAKVDVNGPAAHPLFRYLKQALPGVLGGRIKWNFTKFLIARDGTPLRRFAPFTTPEKMEDAIIAALTR from the coding sequence ATGACCCCTTTTTATCAATTGACGGCTACCCGCCTGCGCGGCCAGACCTTCTCCATGGCTGACTATGCTGGCAAGGTGGTTCTGGTGGTGAATACGGCCAGCCATTGTGGCTTCACACCGCAATACGCTGGCCTGGAAGCGCTCTACCAAAAGTACGCGGCTCAGGGGCTGGTAGTGCTTGGTTTCCCGTGCAACCAGTTTGGTAAGCAGGAACCCGGCGGTGCGGATGAAATCGAGCAGACCTGTCACGTTAACTACGGCGTGAGCTTCCCGATGTTTGCGAAAGTGGACGTCAACGGCCCCGCCGCACACCCGCTGTTTCGTTATCTGAAACAAGCGTTGCCCGGCGTGCTCGGCGGACGGATCAAGTGGAATTTCACCAAGTTCCTCATCGCTCGCGACGGCACACCCCTCAGGCGTTTTGCGCCGTTCACGACGCCGGAGAAAATGGAGGACGCCATTATTGCTGCCCTCACGCGCTGA
- a CDS encoding DinI family protein, with amino-acid sequence MFVELIYDKRNFAGLPGARETILNELTKRMQRIFPEAEVRVKPMMTLPAINTDASKHEKELISRTVQEMFEEADMWLTEE; translated from the coding sequence ATGTTTGTGGAACTGATTTATGACAAGCGCAATTTTGCCGGGTTGCCGGGCGCCAGAGAGACCATTCTTAACGAGCTGACCAAACGCATGCAGCGCATTTTTCCGGAGGCGGAAGTGCGCGTGAAGCCGATGATGACGCTGCCCGCGATCAATACCGACGCCAGCAAGCATGAAAAAGAGCTGATCAGCCGCACGGTGCAGGAGATGTTTGAAGAGGCGGATATGTGGCTCACTGAAGAGTGA
- a CDS encoding Y-family DNA polymerase: MFAHCDVNAFYASCQTAFRPDLKGRPVVVLSNNDGCVIARSAEAKPFVKMGEPYFKQKAAFLRYGVVAFSSNYELYADMSNRVMTTLEELVPRCEIYSIDEAFCDVSGVRHCRDLTDFGREIRATVLQRTHLTLGVGIAPTKTLAKLANHAAKQWQRQTGGVVDLSCPQRQRKLMALLPVSEVWGIGRRIGKKLEAMGIGTVLQLAESDIRFIRKHFTVVLERTVRELRGEPCLALEEFAPAKQEIICSRSFGDRITAYEDMRQAICSYAARAAEKLRGEHQYCRFVSAFVKTSPFALNEPYYGNSASLKLLTPTQDSRDIIAAATSCLDAIWKAGHRYQKAGVMLSDFYSQGVAQLNLFDELAPRQNSARLMQVLDQLNAKNGKGALYFAGQGIQQQWQMKREMLSPRYTTRYGDLLRVR; the protein is encoded by the coding sequence ATGTTCGCGCATTGTGATGTGAACGCCTTCTATGCCAGTTGTCAGACCGCCTTCCGGCCAGACCTGAAGGGGCGGCCGGTGGTGGTGCTGTCGAACAACGACGGCTGCGTGATCGCCCGCTCGGCGGAGGCGAAGCCGTTTGTGAAAATGGGCGAACCCTACTTTAAGCAGAAGGCGGCGTTTCTTCGCTACGGCGTCGTGGCGTTCAGCAGTAATTATGAGCTGTATGCCGACATGTCCAACCGGGTGATGACCACCCTGGAAGAGCTCGTCCCGCGCTGCGAAATTTACAGTATCGATGAGGCCTTTTGCGATGTCAGCGGCGTGCGCCATTGCAGAGATCTGACCGACTTTGGCCGGGAAATCCGCGCCACGGTGCTACAGCGCACCCATCTGACGCTGGGCGTCGGGATCGCGCCGACCAAAACCCTGGCGAAGCTGGCCAACCACGCGGCGAAGCAGTGGCAGCGGCAGACGGGCGGGGTGGTGGACTTATCCTGCCCGCAGCGGCAACGGAAGCTGATGGCGCTGCTGCCGGTGAGTGAGGTCTGGGGTATCGGGCGGCGGATCGGCAAAAAGCTCGAAGCTATGGGGATCGGCACAGTACTCCAGCTGGCGGAGAGCGATATCCGCTTTATCCGCAAGCATTTCACGGTGGTCCTCGAGCGAACGGTACGGGAGCTGCGCGGCGAGCCTTGCCTGGCGCTGGAGGAGTTTGCCCCCGCTAAGCAGGAAATTATCTGTAGCCGTTCGTTCGGGGATCGCATCACGGCCTATGAGGATATGCGCCAGGCGATCTGCAGCTATGCCGCACGGGCGGCAGAAAAGCTGCGCGGCGAACATCAGTACTGCCGGTTTGTTTCCGCCTTTGTCAAAACCAGTCCCTTCGCGCTGAATGAACCCTATTATGGCAACAGCGCCTCGCTAAAGCTGCTGACGCCGACGCAGGACTCCCGGGATATTATCGCCGCGGCGACGAGCTGTCTGGATGCTATCTGGAAAGCGGGGCATCGCTATCAGAAGGCCGGCGTGATGCTCAGCGATTTCTACAGCCAGGGCGTCGCCCAGCTGAATCTGTTCGACGAGCTTGCTCCACGACAGAACAGCGCCAGGCTGATGCAGGTGCTCGACCAGCTGAATGCGAAAAATGGCAAGGGCGCGCTCTATTTTGCCGGCCAGGGGATCCAGCAGCAGTGGCAGATGAAGCGGGAGATGCTCTCGCCGCGCTACACCACACGATACGGCGACCTGCTCCGCGTCAGATAA
- a CDS encoding AraC family transcriptional regulator, giving the protein MIGLGLDGYEPDSGHESAIAFRIQVVEAEQYIPAHSHRKGQLILALHGALTCEVENAMWMVPPQYAVWVPGQLSHSNRATPGAQVCFLFIEPGAAPMPDRCCTLKISPLVRELILTLAERGGELLAAPATARLVQVLFDELPRQPQEHLQLPVSNHPKIRQMVTMMAEDPARWQTLSQWAAVFAMSERNLARLVVRETGLSFRRWRHQLQLILALQLLIRGQTVQQTAQALGYDSTTAFITMFKKGLGQTPGRYHGSLATTSQ; this is encoded by the coding sequence ATGATCGGACTGGGTCTGGATGGTTATGAACCGGACAGTGGCCACGAATCGGCCATTGCCTTTCGTATTCAGGTAGTGGAGGCGGAACAGTATATTCCGGCGCATTCCCACCGTAAGGGGCAATTGATCCTGGCCCTGCACGGCGCCTTAACCTGCGAGGTAGAGAACGCGATGTGGATGGTGCCGCCGCAGTATGCGGTGTGGGTTCCGGGACAGCTTTCCCACAGTAACCGCGCCACGCCTGGCGCCCAGGTATGCTTCCTGTTCATCGAGCCGGGCGCCGCGCCGATGCCGGATCGCTGCTGTACGTTAAAGATTTCGCCGCTGGTGCGGGAGCTGATCCTTACGCTGGCAGAGCGCGGCGGGGAGTTGCTGGCCGCCCCCGCCACGGCCCGGCTGGTGCAGGTTCTGTTTGATGAGCTACCCCGGCAACCGCAGGAGCATCTGCAGCTGCCGGTATCAAACCACCCGAAAATTCGTCAAATGGTGACGATGATGGCCGAAGATCCGGCGCGCTGGCAGACCCTGAGCCAGTGGGCGGCGGTGTTCGCGATGAGCGAGCGGAATCTGGCCCGTCTGGTGGTGCGCGAAACGGGGCTGAGCTTTCGCCGCTGGCGCCATCAGCTGCAGCTGATCCTCGCCCTGCAGCTGCTGATCCGTGGGCAGACGGTGCAGCAGACGGCTCAGGCGCTGGGCTACGATTCCACCACCGCCTTCATCACCATGTTTAAAAAAGGGCTCGGACAGACACCGGGCCGCTATCACGGTAGCCTGGCTACGACTTCCCAATAA
- a CDS encoding YbaK/prolyl-tRNA synthetase associated domain-containing protein: protein MLEAVEGNIHQRLCALLDEHRARYRVMAHDAVGQCEAVSAIRGTALGQGAKALVCKVKGNGVNQHVLAILAADRQADLASLARHIGGNKASLASPAEVDALTACVFGAIPPFSFHPSLRLVADPLLFERFPQIAFNAGRLDRSIILDTEDYLHIARPEIVTFRRLS, encoded by the coding sequence ATGCTTGAAGCAGTAGAAGGTAATATCCACCAGCGGCTGTGCGCGCTGCTCGACGAGCACCGGGCGCGCTACCGGGTGATGGCGCACGACGCGGTCGGCCAGTGCGAAGCCGTCTCGGCGATCCGCGGCACCGCGCTTGGCCAGGGCGCGAAAGCGTTAGTCTGTAAAGTGAAAGGAAACGGCGTCAACCAGCATGTGCTGGCGATCCTCGCTGCCGATCGGCAGGCCGACCTCGCCAGCCTGGCCCGGCATATCGGCGGCAACAAAGCCTCGCTGGCCAGTCCGGCGGAAGTGGATGCCCTCACCGCCTGCGTGTTCGGTGCCATTCCCCCCTTCAGCTTCCATCCGTCGCTGCGGCTGGTGGCCGACCCGCTGCTGTTTGAGCGCTTTCCGCAAATCGCCTTTAACGCCGGACGCCTGGATCGGTCGATCATTCTCGATACCGAGGATTATTTACATATCGCCCGACCAGAGATCGTGACCTTTCGCCGCCTTAGCTAA